The proteins below come from a single Marinobacter bohaiensis genomic window:
- the rep gene encoding DNA helicase Rep — MAQLNPRQREAVHYVDGPLLVLAGAGSGKTSVITRKMAYLIENVGIPGRHIAALTFTNKAAREMKERVTRLVDRKLTRGLTVSTFHNLGLNMIKEEHAHLGYHPGFSIFDAEDAKALLQDLMLREDSADAGDELSDIQMTISNWKNAMWAPGHALSRAEDEREQRIALIYKRYQEYLKAYNAVDFDDLILLPVQLFQTHPDVLEKWRRKIRYMLVDEYQDTNLCQYELVKLLVANRAAFTVVGDDDQSIYAWRGARPENLATLKDDFPSLKIVKLEQNYRSTSRILRCANTVIANNPHVFEKALWSDHTIGDEIRIVRCRNEDAEAERIATEILDQKLKKGIDFRDFAVLYRGNHQSRLLEMKLQAYQIPYRISGGQSFFSRNEIKDAMSYLRLMINPDDDAAFLRVVNVPRREIGPATLEQLGHYSRGRNVSMFKALHDLGAEEHVSERGLDKLRRFAHWTDRTSQRLFREDPIPVIKQLFTDIEYEEWLHQHAGTPKQAERRMDNIWYLVDSIQRMLDDGKGTADELGIEDAISRLILRDMMEQREEEDDSDKVQLLTLHASKGLEFPHVFIMGLEEEILPHRSSIEEDNIEEERRLMYVGITRARETLALTYAAQRKQYGEKIETIPSRFLDELPEEDVLWEGTGDTDEAANQRKGKATLSALLGDLGA, encoded by the coding sequence GTGGCACAGCTTAACCCCCGTCAACGTGAAGCGGTTCACTATGTCGATGGCCCCCTGCTGGTCCTGGCCGGCGCGGGCAGCGGCAAGACCAGCGTGATCACCCGCAAGATGGCCTACCTGATCGAGAACGTAGGCATCCCCGGGCGACATATCGCCGCCCTGACCTTTACCAACAAGGCGGCCCGGGAAATGAAGGAGCGGGTGACACGCCTGGTCGATCGCAAGCTGACCCGCGGCCTGACCGTGTCCACCTTCCACAACCTTGGCCTGAACATGATCAAGGAGGAGCACGCCCACCTGGGCTACCACCCGGGCTTCTCCATTTTCGACGCCGAGGACGCCAAGGCCCTGCTGCAGGACCTGATGCTGCGCGAGGACAGCGCCGACGCCGGCGACGAGCTGTCCGACATCCAGATGACCATCTCCAACTGGAAGAACGCCATGTGGGCGCCGGGCCACGCCCTGAGCCGGGCCGAGGACGAGCGCGAGCAGCGCATCGCCCTGATCTACAAGCGTTACCAGGAATACCTGAAAGCCTACAACGCCGTGGACTTCGACGACCTGATCCTGCTGCCGGTGCAGCTCTTCCAGACCCACCCGGACGTGCTGGAGAAGTGGCGCCGCAAGATCCGCTATATGCTGGTGGACGAGTACCAGGACACCAACCTGTGCCAGTATGAGCTCGTCAAACTGCTGGTGGCCAACCGCGCCGCCTTCACGGTGGTGGGCGACGACGACCAGTCGATCTACGCCTGGCGCGGCGCGCGACCGGAAAACCTGGCCACCCTGAAGGACGACTTCCCCAGCCTCAAGATCGTCAAGCTGGAGCAGAACTACCGCTCCACCTCGCGCATCCTGCGGTGCGCCAACACGGTCATCGCCAACAACCCGCACGTGTTCGAGAAAGCACTGTGGAGCGACCACACCATCGGCGACGAGATCCGCATCGTGCGCTGTCGCAACGAGGACGCCGAGGCCGAACGCATCGCCACCGAGATTCTCGACCAGAAGCTGAAAAAAGGCATCGACTTCCGGGATTTTGCCGTGCTTTACCGGGGCAATCACCAGTCCCGCCTGCTGGAAATGAAGCTTCAGGCCTACCAGATTCCCTACCGCATCTCCGGCGGCCAGTCGTTCTTCTCGCGCAACGAGATCAAGGACGCCATGAGTTACCTGCGGCTGATGATCAACCCGGACGACGACGCGGCGTTCCTGCGCGTGGTCAACGTCCCGCGCCGGGAGATCGGCCCGGCCACGCTGGAGCAACTGGGCCACTATTCGCGCGGGCGCAACGTCAGCATGTTCAAGGCGCTGCACGACCTGGGCGCCGAGGAGCACGTCTCGGAGCGCGGCCTGGACAAGCTGCGGCGTTTCGCCCACTGGACCGACCGCACCAGCCAGCGCCTGTTCCGGGAAGATCCGATTCCGGTGATCAAGCAGCTGTTCACCGACATCGAGTACGAGGAGTGGCTGCACCAGCACGCCGGCACGCCCAAGCAGGCGGAGCGGCGCATGGACAACATCTGGTACCTGGTCGACTCGATCCAGCGCATGCTGGACGACGGCAAGGGCACGGCGGACGAGCTGGGCATCGAGGACGCCATCAGCCGGCTGATCCTGCGCGACATGATGGAGCAGCGCGAGGAAGAGGACGACAGCGACAAAGTCCAGCTGCTCACCCTGCACGCTTCCAAGGGTCTGGAGTTTCCCCACGTGTTCATCATGGGGCTGGAAGAGGAAATCCTGCCGCACCGCTCCAGTATCGAGGAGGACAACATCGAGGAGGAGCGCCGGCTTATGTACGTGGGCATCACCCGCGCGCGGGAGACCCTGGCGCTGACCTACGCCGCCCAGCGCAAACAGTACGGCGAGAAGATCGAGACCATTCCCAGCCGCTTCCTGGATGAATTGCCGGAAGAGGATGTGCTCTGGGAAGGCACCGGCGACACCGATGAGGCGGCCAACCAGCGCAAGGGCAAGGCCACGTTGAGCGCTCTGCTGGGGGACCTGGGCGCCTGA